The Streptomyces venezuelae genomic interval TCGCACATGTGGGACGGCTCCGCCGAGACCCTCGCCGACAACCTGGCCATCGGCCAGGAGCTGCTGGCGAAGGCCGCCGCCGCCAAGATCATCCTTGAGGTCGAGATCACCCCGACCGGTGGCGAGGAGGACGGCGTCACCCACGAGATCAACGACGAGCTGTACACCACCGTCGACGACGCCATCCGCACCGCCGAGGCCCTCGGCCTGGGCGAGAAGGGCCGCTACCTGCTGGCCGCGTCCTTCGGCAACGTCCACGGCGTCTACAAGCCGGGCAACGTCGTGCTCCGCCCCGAGCTCCTCAAGGACCTCCAGGCGGGCGTCGCCGAGAAGTTCGGCAAGGTCAACCCGTTCGACTTCGTCTTCCACGGCGGCTCGGGCTCGACCGCCGAGGAGATCGCCACCGCGCTGGAGAACGGCGTCGTGAAGATGAACCTCGACACCGACACCCAGTACGCCTTCACCCGCCCGGTCGCGGACCACATGTTCCGCAACTACGACGGTGTCCTGAAGGTCGACGGCGAGGTCGGCAAGAAGTCCACCTACGACCCGCGCACCTGGGGCAAGCTGGCCGAGGCCGGCATGGCCGTCCGCGTGACCGAGGCGTGCGCGGCGCTGCGCTCGACCGGCACGAAGCTGAAGTAAGTCCGTGAGCGACGGGCCCGGTACCTCCCGAGGTGCCGGGCCCTCGTGCGTCCAGGAGACTTCCCAGGGGAGGGCACGATGTACGACTTCGACCGTGAGATAGACCGGCACGGGACCTGGTCGGTCCAGTGGGACGGGATCGCGGACCGCTTCGGCGTCCCCGACCTGCTCCCCTTCACCATCTCCGACATGGACTTCGCCTCCCCGCCGGAGGTCCTCGCAGCCCTGCGCGACCGCGTCGACCACGGCGTCTTCGGCTACACCGACTGGCGGCTCGGGGAGTTCCGCGAGGCGATCCGGCACTGGTACGCGAGCCGGTACGCGACCGAGATCGACCCGGAGGCGCTCGTGTACGCGCCGTCCGTGCTCAACCAGCTCTCGCAGCTCCTGCAGATGTGGACGGAGCCCGGCGACGGCGTCGTCGTGCACACCCCCACCTACGACGGCTTCCGCAAGGCGGTCACCGGGCTCGGGCGCGAACTGCGGGGCGTGCCGCTCGGAGACCTCGACGCCCTGGAGCGGGTGCTCGCCCGCCCCGACAGCCGGATGCTGCTGCTCTGCTCCCCGCACAACCCGACGGGCCGGGTGTGGACGGAGGAGGAGCTCGCCGCCTTCGCCGAGCTGGCCGAACGGCACGGTGCGGCCGTCGTCAGCGACGAGATCCACGCCGACCTCACCACCGACGGCCGCCGGCACGTCCCGTGGACCCGGGTGGCCGAGCCGGGCCGGGGCCGCCGCTGGGCGCTCGTCACCTCCGGTACAAAGGCCTTCAACTTCCCCGCGCTCTCCGGCTCGTACGGAATCGTCGGCGACCCGGACGCGCGCACGGAGTTCGTCCGGCGCATGGAGACCGGCGAGGGCCTCGCCTCGCCCGCGGTCCTCTCGCTGACCGCCCACATCGCCGCGTACCGGCAGGGCGCGCCGTGGCTGGACGAGCTGCGCGGCTATGTCGCGGGCACGATGGAGCTGATCCGGGAGCGGCTGGCCGCGGGGCTGCCCGGCGTCGTCTGGGAGCCCCCGCAGGCCGGCTACCTGGCCTGGATCGACCTGCGGCCGCTCGGGATCGAGGAGACCCGGCTCCAGGAGGAGCTCGTGTCCGTGGAGAAGGTCGCGATCATGCCCGGCGGGGTGTACGGGACGCCCGGCTTCGTCCGGCTGAACGTGGGCTGCCCGCGGAAGAAGGCCGAGCGGGGCGTGGACGCGCTGATCAGGGCGGCGACCCGGCTGCGCACGAGCTGACGGCGCCGGCCGGCGTCCGCCCGGCAGCGGTGTCGGCGAGCGGCGCCCGCGGCTTCGCGGGACCATGCAGGCATGGGTGAGCGGGATGTGCGGATGGCCTCGCGGACAGGCCGGTGGATCCTGTTCGCGACCGTCCTCGGCTCCGGGATGGCGCTGCTCGACTCCACCGTCGTCAATGTCGCCCTGCCGCACATCGGCGAGGACCTGGACGCCGACCTCGGTGCCCTCCAGTGGACCGTCAACGCCTACATGCTGACCCTCGCCGGGCTGATCCTGCTCGGCGGGGCGCTCGGCGACCGGTACGGCCGGCGCCGGGTCTTCGTGATCGGGGTGGTGTGGTTCGCGCTCGCCTCGCTGCTGTGCGGGCTCGCGCCGACCACCGAGGTGCTGATCGCGGCCCGCGCGCTCCAGGGCGTGGGCGGGGCGCTGCTCACCCCCGGCTCGCTCGCGCTGATCCAGGCCAGCTTCCACGAGGACGACCGGGCCAGAGCGGTCGGCCTGTGGTCCGGCTTCGGCGGCGTGGGCGCGGCGATCGGGCCGTTCGTCGGCGGCTGGCTGGTGGACGGGCCCGGCTGGCGGTGGGTGTTCCTGCTGAACGTGCCGCTCGCCGCCGTCTGCGTGCCCGTGGCGCTGCGATATGTGCCCGAGTCCCGGGACGAGACCGCGCACGGCCGCTTCGACGTGCTCGGCGCCTTCCTGGGCGCGGCGGCGCTCGGCCTCGTGACGTACGCGCTGATCGGCGCGGCCTGGTGGGCGGGGGCGGCCGGGCTGGTGCTCGGGGCGGTGTTCGTGGTGGTGGAGCGGCGGCGCGGCGAGCGCGCGATGACACCGCCGTCGATCTTCGCGTCCCGGCTGTTCACGGCGGTCAACCTGGTCACCCTGTGCGTGTACGCGGCCTTCGGCGGGTTCTTCTTCCTGGCCGCGCTCCAGCTCCAGGTGGTCTCCGGCTACTCGGCGCTCGGCGCCGGTACGGCCCTGCTGCCGACGACCGTGCTCATGCTGCTGCTGTCGGCGAAGTCGGGGGAGCTGGGGGAGCGGATCGGTCCCCGGATCCCGCTCACGGTGGGGCCGCTGCTGTGCGCGGCGGGGATGCTCCTGATGCTGCGGGTCGGGGAGGACGCCTCGTACGTACGGGACGTGCTGCCGGCCATGCTGGTGCTCGGCCTCGGTATGACGGCCCTGGTCGCGCCGCTGACCGCGACCGTCCTGGCCTCGGTGGACGTGTCCAGGGCGGGCCTGGCGAGCGGGATCAACAACGCGGCGGCGCGGGCGGCCGGGCTGCTCGCGGTGGCCGCGCTGCCGCTGCTCGCCGGGATGGGCCCGGAGGCGTACCGCTCGGCGGAGGAGTTCGACGAGACCTTCCGGCGCGCGATGCCGATGTGCGCGGGGCTCCTGGTGGCCGGGGCGGTGCTCGCCTGGACGACGATGCGCACCCCGGCCGAGGGCGCCGGGTGCCACCCGGAGTGCCGGGTCCACTGCGGCGTGACGTCCCCGCCGCTGGACCCGGGGGCGAACGCTTCGGCCTGATCGACAAGGCACCCCCTAGGCTGTGGCCATGGCCATCCACGAGAACCTCCTGGGGGGACCGGCCCCCACCCACCTGCCCGACGACCCGGGTCCGCGCGAGCTGCTCGCGAACGGCACGGCGCCGGCCGAGGTCGCCGCGCAGTACCCGACCTCTTCGCTCGCCTGGGCCCAGCTCGCCGACGACGCCTTCGAGGGCGGCCGGGTCGTCGAGTCGTACGCCTACGCCCGTACGGGCTACCACCGCGGCCTGGACGCCCTGCGCCGCAGCGGCTGGAAGGGCCACGGCCCGGTGCCGTGGGAGAACGGCGGTACATGTGATCGTTCGAGTTTCTGTGCCTCCGCTGCCTGAGCAGCGGAGGCACAGCTGTTTCCGGCTGCGGTGACGGCTACCGCTTCAGCGCGGTGTACGCCTCCGCGCTGCTGTCCTGAAGGAACTGCCAGCACCGCTCCGTCTCGTCCTTCTCGTTGATGTCGCCGGCGGCGCGCGCCAGGGCGGCGAGGCAGCGCAGGAAGCCGCGATTGGCCTGGTGGCTCCAGGGGATGGGGCCATGCCCCTTCCAGCCGGCCCGCCGGAGCTGGTCGAGTCCGCGGTGGTAGCCGGTGCGCGCGTACGCGTACGACTCGACCACGCGCCCCGCCTCGTAGGCATCGTCGGCGAGCTGTGCCCACGCGAGGGAGAACGTGGGGTGCTTGGCCACGACTTCGGCCGGCGCGAGGGACTCCTCGCCCAGGAGGCGGTACGCCTCTTCGTTCTCGGGCAGGTACGTCGGCTCCGGGCCGCCGAGCAGGTTCTTGTGCGTCGTCATGGGAGCAGTCTGCCACTCGGGGACGGTGCTCAGGGATGCCCACGAGAAATTCGGCCGTGGCTCAAGCAGAGATGAGAATGGCGCTTGATGTATCCGATGGCGATATGCGACGATCCGGCGCATGGCGGCACGACGGGGGTCCTCCGGGGCCATACAAGTGGGCATCTACACCCGGATCAGCAAGGACGACGAGGCTGAGGGGCTGGGAGTCGCACGGCAGGAGGAGGACTGCCGCCTGCACTGCGCCGCCCGGGGCTGGGAGGTCGCCAAGGTCTACGAGGACAACGACCTCTCCGCGTACAAGCGCAAGACGGTACGCCCCGAGTTCCGGCAGATGCTGGAAGACCTGAAGGCCGGGCGGATCGACGGGGTCGTCGCCTGGGACATCGACCGCTTCACGCGTCAGCCGCGCGAGCTGGAGGCGTGGATCGACGAGTACGAGGATGCCGAGCGCGGGAAGCGCCACCTCGTCTTCGACTCGGTTTCCGCGTCGGACATCGACCTCTCCACGGAGAACGGCCGGTTCATCGCGCGGATCAAGGTGACCATCGCCAACAAGTCCTCGGCGGACACCTCGCGGCGCACGAAGCGCAAGCACCTGGAGCTGGCGACACAGGGCAGGCTCCCCGGTGGCCGGGCACCGTACGGATGGAACCGCGAGGACCGCAGGACGCTGGTCCCGGAAGAAGCCGAGCACCTCCGCAAGGCGGTGAAGGACTTCCTGGGCGGCATCCGGTGGGCGTCGATCGCGCGTGACTGGCGGGACAAGGGCGTCAGGTCGCACAGCGGTGGCTTCTTCGACGACTCCAAGATCAAGCGGATGCTGATGAACCCGCGGATCTGCGGCTACCGCATGCACCAGGGCGAGCTGTTCCTGGACGAACGCGGTGAGCCCGTCGTCGGCGACTGGGAGCCGATCATCACCCCTGACGACTGGTACCTGCTCACGGAGAAGGTCCGGCGGGAGTCGGAGGGGCGGGAGGTACGGGACTACGCCACCAAGTACCTCCTCTCCGGCATCGCCCGGTGCGGAAGGTGCGGCGCGAAGATGCGGGCCTTCCCGTCGTACCGGAAGTCGAAGACGTCGTCGCAGTTCAGGTACGCGTGCCCCGGCAAGAACGACGGCGGATGCGGGGGAGTGGCCAGGGCGGGCGAACCGGTCGACCGCCTCATCAGGAAGGCCGTGTTCCTCAGCTCGGACAAGGCGCTCGCGAACGTCCGTGAGCGCGCGCCGGAATGGACCAAGGAGGAGCAGTTGGCCTCTCTGGAGCGGGACATGGCCGAGTTCAAGCAGGCGTGGCAGGAGAAGCGCATGTCGGCCGCCCGCTATATCGCTCTCACCGAGGACCTGGAGAAGCAGATTGCGGAGCTGCAGCGGGAGCGGGCCCTGCACCGCGCCGAGGCCGCGACGTTCGCGGCCGGCCCCGTCGACATCCGGGAGCGGTGGGAGAAGCTGACGATCGAGCAGCAGCGCGCCGCTGTCCTCAAGGTCTTCCGTGCGGTGATCATCAAGCCCTCGTCCAACGGGCCGATCTTCGACCCGGTGGACATCGAGCCGGTGCTCAGGTGACGAACAGAAGCCGGGCCCCCACGACAGTTGGAGGCCCGGCTTCGTTCGTTCAAGACCGGTCTATGCCGAAGATGCGGAGCAGATCCTCGACCCACTCCTCGTCCCGGTCAGGGAGCTGAGCTTCCACGCGGCGCAGCCATTCGTCCTCAGTCAAAGAGCCCGGCCTCCCGCGCCGCGCCGCCGTGGCCGCCGATTGGGCGGGAACAGGGTTGCGGGACACGGCGAGGGAGG includes:
- the fbaA gene encoding class II fructose-bisphosphate aldolase, with protein sequence MPIATPEVYNEMLDRAKAGKFAYPAINVTSTQTLHAALRGFAEAESDGIIQISTGGAEFLGGQYNKDMVTGAVALAEFAHIVAAKYDITVALHTDHCPKDKLDGYVRPLLDVSAERVARGENPLFQSHMWDGSAETLADNLAIGQELLAKAAAAKIILEVEITPTGGEEDGVTHEINDELYTTVDDAIRTAEALGLGEKGRYLLAASFGNVHGVYKPGNVVLRPELLKDLQAGVAEKFGKVNPFDFVFHGGSGSTAEEIATALENGVVKMNLDTDTQYAFTRPVADHMFRNYDGVLKVDGEVGKKSTYDPRTWGKLAEAGMAVRVTEACAALRSTGTKLK
- a CDS encoding MalY/PatB family protein, producing the protein MYDFDREIDRHGTWSVQWDGIADRFGVPDLLPFTISDMDFASPPEVLAALRDRVDHGVFGYTDWRLGEFREAIRHWYASRYATEIDPEALVYAPSVLNQLSQLLQMWTEPGDGVVVHTPTYDGFRKAVTGLGRELRGVPLGDLDALERVLARPDSRMLLLCSPHNPTGRVWTEEELAAFAELAERHGAAVVSDEIHADLTTDGRRHVPWTRVAEPGRGRRWALVTSGTKAFNFPALSGSYGIVGDPDARTEFVRRMETGEGLASPAVLSLTAHIAAYRQGAPWLDELRGYVAGTMELIRERLAAGLPGVVWEPPQAGYLAWIDLRPLGIEETRLQEELVSVEKVAIMPGGVYGTPGFVRLNVGCPRKKAERGVDALIRAATRLRTS
- a CDS encoding MFS transporter; the encoded protein is MGERDVRMASRTGRWILFATVLGSGMALLDSTVVNVALPHIGEDLDADLGALQWTVNAYMLTLAGLILLGGALGDRYGRRRVFVIGVVWFALASLLCGLAPTTEVLIAARALQGVGGALLTPGSLALIQASFHEDDRARAVGLWSGFGGVGAAIGPFVGGWLVDGPGWRWVFLLNVPLAAVCVPVALRYVPESRDETAHGRFDVLGAFLGAAALGLVTYALIGAAWWAGAAGLVLGAVFVVVERRRGERAMTPPSIFASRLFTAVNLVTLCVYAAFGGFFFLAALQLQVVSGYSALGAGTALLPTTVLMLLLSAKSGELGERIGPRIPLTVGPLLCAAGMLLMLRVGEDASYVRDVLPAMLVLGLGMTALVAPLTATVLASVDVSRAGLASGINNAAARAAGLLAVAALPLLAGMGPEAYRSAEEFDETFRRAMPMCAGLLVAGAVLAWTTMRTPAEGAGCHPECRVHCGVTSPPLDPGANASA
- a CDS encoding DUF3151 domain-containing protein; its protein translation is MTTHKNLLGGPEPTYLPENEEAYRLLGEESLAPAEVVAKHPTFSLAWAQLADDAYEAGRVVESYAYARTGYHRGLDQLRRAGWKGHGPIPWSHQANRGFLRCLAALARAAGDINEKDETERCWQFLQDSSAEAYTALKR
- a CDS encoding recombinase family protein, which codes for MAARRGSSGAIQVGIYTRISKDDEAEGLGVARQEEDCRLHCAARGWEVAKVYEDNDLSAYKRKTVRPEFRQMLEDLKAGRIDGVVAWDIDRFTRQPRELEAWIDEYEDAERGKRHLVFDSVSASDIDLSTENGRFIARIKVTIANKSSADTSRRTKRKHLELATQGRLPGGRAPYGWNREDRRTLVPEEAEHLRKAVKDFLGGIRWASIARDWRDKGVRSHSGGFFDDSKIKRMLMNPRICGYRMHQGELFLDERGEPVVGDWEPIITPDDWYLLTEKVRRESEGREVRDYATKYLLSGIARCGRCGAKMRAFPSYRKSKTSSQFRYACPGKNDGGCGGVARAGEPVDRLIRKAVFLSSDKALANVRERAPEWTKEEQLASLERDMAEFKQAWQEKRMSAARYIALTEDLEKQIAELQRERALHRAEAATFAAGPVDIRERWEKLTIEQQRAAVLKVFRAVIIKPSSNGPIFDPVDIEPVLR